TTCTTCGGTTCCGCTCGGAGGCGGCGTCCCTCCCGCGCGGCTCAGCCGCGAGCGGGACTCCACCTTGTCCAGCACGCTCAGGAAGACGAGAACTAGCTCCGGATCGAACGGGACGCCCCAGTTCTCCGCGATCACCTGCCGCGCCTTGTCGTAGGGAAGGGCGCGGCGGTAGGGGCGCTCCATGGTCATCGCCACGTAGGCGTCGACCAGGGAGACGATGCGCGCCCCGAGCGGGATCTCCTGGCCCCGGATTCCCGCCGGGTACCCCTCGCCGCCCCATCGCTCGTGGTGGTTCCGGACCACGTCGAGCACTTCCTTGGGGAACGTCATCTCTTCGAGGATCTGGGCGCCGCGCACGGGGTGCTGCTTGATGAGCGCCCACTCCTCCTCGGAGAGGTGCGCCGGATTCTTGAGGATCAGCCCGCTCACGGTGATCATGCCGATGTCGCGCAGCACGGCGCCGTAGATGAGCGACTTCACCTGCTCCCGCGGATAATGGAGGACGCGGGCCATGGCGGTGACGTACCGCACGACCCGCTCCGTGCCGCCCCGCGCGAACGGATCGCGGCTCTCGAGCAACGCCATCATCCCGCGGACCAATCCCAGGTTCCGCTCCTCCTGGATCCGGTGGAAGCGCGCGTTGGCGATCGCCACGGCGCCCTGGTGCGCGAGGGTGGTGAGAAGGTCGCGCTCGTCTTCCTGGAACCCGCTCCGCCCGCTCCGCCCACCGATCAGGAGCACCCCGATCAGCTCGGAGCGGACCCGAAGCGCAAGCCCCCACTCCAGCCCGGAGCGCTTCAGCTCGGCGAGCGGCGAGGCCTCGCCGGAGCGCGGCTCGATGAGGAAGAAGGTCTCGTCGCCCGCTCCTCGCTCCACGGCCTCGGGCGGAACCCGGAGATCCTGGAAATGCCCCTGCGCGAAGCCGCGCACCTGGCGCGGACGGAGGATCCCGCCGCGGTCGGCGTCGCTCAGGAAGATCGCGAGCCGCTCCACGCCGAACTGCCCCATGACGCTCAGCCCGAGCAGGTTCAGCACCTCGTCCAGATCGAGCGCGAGGTTCAGCGCGCGCGTGATCTCGAAGAGGTTCCGGAACTCGATGATCTTGCGGCGGAGCTTCGTCTGGAGGACCGGCAGGTCCCCCGCGCCCGGCGCGAGACCCGGCGATGACGGGACCCGAGGCGCCGACGGCGCCGGATCCGCGCCGGCGGCCGGAAGGGCGGGCGCATCGCTGCCATTGGCCTCGAACAGCACGGCGCCCGATTCGTCCACGGCCGCGCGCGCCTCGCCGCGCAGCCCGCGAACCGTGATACAGCGCTCCGTCTCCCGGTAGACCCTGCCCTGGCGGACCAGTACCGACGTCGCGAGCGTGCAGAGGCGGCTCACGCCGCCGAAGTCCAGCTCCACCGACGCGGCGCCCCGGGCCTGGCATTCGAAGAGCAGCCGGTCGAGCGACCGGGCCCCGGCGTCGTCCACTTCCCCCTGCAGCGCGAACCGGAACTCCTCGCGCGACCCCAGCCGTTCGATGTGGAGCGCTTTCACGCCGACGCCTCGCCGTCCCGCGCGGCGTCCTCGACGCGCTCCGAGCCGTCGGCCGGGAACCCCGCGGCGGCAAGCCTCCGGATGACCCCGGCCGGGTTGAGCACGAGGGTGACGCTGTTGTCGGGCGCGACGATCCCGCCGAGCACCTCCTCCACCGGGTAGAGCCGCGGCGGGAGCGGCGTCAGGCGCGCGTTCTCGCGCCAGACGATCCGGTCGAAGCCGATCACCGCCGAGTCGCCTCCCGAGCGGATCACCGCGACGGGGCGCCCCGGCACGGCCGTGGCCGGAGCGGCGTCGGCCTCCGCCGATTCCGCCTCGGAGCGGAAGAGCGAGGCGAGCGCGTGGACGGGGCCTTTCGCCGGTCCGTCCCATCCCATGTCCTCGGGCGAAGCGTGGATCCGCTCGACCGCGCTCCAGGGGAGCGCGATCCGCTGTCCTGCGGCCTCGACGATCAGGAAGGAGCGCAGCGAGCGCGCCATCGGGAACTGGAGGTGGATCGACGTGCCGGCGGGCATGAGCCGCTCGATCGTCGCGAAGCCGCCGAGTCCCGCGAGCGCGTCCATGAGCGCGCGCTCGGCGTTCTCGTCGAAGCAGCAGGTTCCCTCGAGGGCGATTCGCGCCTCCAGCCCTTCGCGCGCTGCGGTGAGCCGGATCTCCTCCTCCTCGCACCCCTCTTCGCACGGCTTGGCGCTCTCGAGCAGGCGGATCAGGAGCGGCAGGAGCAGCGACCCGATCTCCGGCTCGAAGCCGACGCCGCCGGTCTGCAGCGTGAGCATCGTGCGGCGGGTCTCACCGTCGCGCCGCGTGACGGCGGAGTAGAGGTCGT
The Candidatus Binatia bacterium genome window above contains:
- a CDS encoding HD domain-containing phosphohydrolase, with the translated sequence MKALHIERLGSREEFRFALQGEVDDAGARSLDRLLFECQARGAASVELDFGGVSRLCTLATSVLVRQGRVYRETERCITVRGLRGEARAAVDESGAVLFEANGSDAPALPAAGADPAPSAPRVPSSPGLAPGAGDLPVLQTKLRRKIIEFRNLFEITRALNLALDLDEVLNLLGLSVMGQFGVERLAIFLSDADRGGILRPRQVRGFAQGHFQDLRVPPEAVERGAGDETFFLIEPRSGEASPLAELKRSGLEWGLALRVRSELIGVLLIGGRSGRSGFQEDERDLLTTLAHQGAVAIANARFHRIQEERNLGLVRGMMALLESRDPFARGGTERVVRYVTAMARVLHYPREQVKSLIYGAVLRDIGMITVSGLILKNPAHLSEEEWALIKQHPVRGAQILEEMTFPKEVLDVVRNHHERWGGEGYPAGIRGQEIPLGARIVSLVDAYVAMTMERPYRRALPYDKARQVIAENWGVPFDPELVLVFLSVLDKVESRSRLSRAGGTPPPSGTEEEAASPPVKAELDPLASGAVIPTTHGAIDDDPVSRETPS